The genomic stretch aactgaagctatgagaacccgaggaaaccctgcaggaagcagatctttatactgaggtcatccaatgggagcagacatgcagattcccacacaggtgaatgataatcagtcacaagctgacagcagggaaaggcagacaaagctatgcagtttgcatggaaagagatcagaactgcctgagctgcagcactactacttccagcaatacctgctgcagcagcgatcatgacaattagcagcaaagaaaatattctcatatttttattttcaggtatacagtgttttttctaacattgcatcattctctaatatgtgcagattacacaacactccgcattcaaaattattctttcagagcagtctgtgaactaatgacctctcctctggcagaggaaaagtaaaaaattaactaacagttgagataataaaagtcagaagacagccctctccacgactttgaaagtcgtagagcttaatggcttttttgtatggagataacaactggagtttcttaaatcttcctgtactggaaacaattagactgatggatctgatcttaatgttttatttcttagctgtactacacatacaaagcataatatcataatttttttttcgcttcagtgtctctttaaaggatacctgcatCCACGCAGAGAAAGCGAAGTTACACACTCgcctaagaagaggaaaggctctggatcccctcAAGCCCCACCCTCATGCCAGCCTCTAACTTTAATGTCAATGGGAACCGATTAGTTTAacaacttaccgtatttttcggactataagacgctccggactataagacgcaccttggtttagagggcaaaaaacaaggaaaaaaataaaaactaaacctaggtgcatccctGGTCCAGGAGTGGCTTATGAACCTTAAACCCCCTCCACTCAGACTTCTCTAGCTAAGTagttacactgcccagctacactaaccactgctgcccccaccaactacactacactgcacttcaCTTCACTAAGCCCTGATGCCtcccccacccagctacactacactacactgcactgcactgcacataCCCCTACTTCCCTTCACCCTGACCTAGCTACACTAACTGACCACTACAATAACATTGAGCTCTCACCCATCCAGCCTGGGTGGCAGCTTCTTCTTTAAAAAGTAGTGGTCCAGTGTAGATGTCCAGGCTGCACATCGTCCTATTGAGGTCCCCGGtcagaaagcagcagcagcattatGATCTAATGCGTTTCCGAGTCCCCGGCGGCATAGCAGCAGCGCTGTAGTGATGTACAATTCATCTCCCCGGCAACGCTTTCCTTGTCCCCGCGGTGAGGCAGCTGCATGATCGGATGTCCTGACTTGGTAAagcagcagccgctgtaatgTCCTATGCTGCTGGTCCTTTTCCGCCCATTTTGCTGGCGATTATCATGCCcctcagccgctatagcggcagagtcctcCGAGGCTTCCGTACTGCCTTGGCTACTGGCGCCCTTTCATGACCTGTGGCGCATGTGCCGGGGTCATGGGGTGACGTCAATAAACAGAGCAGTACGGAAGTCTTGGAGGAtgctgccgctatagcggctgaggGTGTCTGTTCTGTCTGTCCGCTGcaggggatttgaacggaggagctgccgctgtgacgagggcaccaggagagaggaggggaggctCACTAGGgcgcagagccttccctctccttaggtaagtatctggcttcttTTTATTAATCagggtcccattgactttaatgtcgAAGAAGCCGTTGGGTTTCTTCGGAAGGCTACGGAAGTACTCGGGTCTCCAAGTACTTCCGGAGATGAATCCATACTACCCAGATGCAAGCGTGGAGCTGCTCATGTGCAGAAGTACTCAGAGAACCCAAATACTTCGAAGGAGACCCGAAGACGTAGCCGGTGGGAACTTTAAACAGGGGCCCAGTGATGTAATGAGGGCGTGCAGAGAGGACCAGGAATGCTCTAAGAGATCCAGAGCCCTCCCCCTCTCAGGAGAGTATGTTACTTTTTTCTGATTGTGGTTACAGGTATTCTTTATATCCGTCACACAGTAACGGGAAAGACAAACAAAGTTCTCCAGCACCAGAGATGCCCCCAGAATTGTATAGATATCAGATGTGCCCACAGtattgtgtgcccccccccccccccccccccccgggcatttctatcctttttgtcactccaggcaagaagtcctgtgtcatcTCCAACGCCTCCCTGAAAGAAAATACCACGCACTAGAGAATATACACCATGTGCCGTACGGGGTAAATGCAtactacagggagtccctgagatacaaacaacaCGCCGATCCTGACGCATTTTGCTGCACACCCCCtcctgcagaagctgtgctctcatctctccactggagtccaatgctgtgcttctgcctgtcatctcaccactcgccctagtgcccagcatctcataccgcatgtagcgtgattacactctacatgaggagagccagcactagagggagcagaaaacagacaggatggttgcacaggcacagcactggactccagaggagaggtgagagcacagcttctgctgcactatactctgcctttacacactggactgggggagtgggaacaaatagtgggacaaggggacagaggcatgcacaaagggggacagaaggaggcacagtgggacagagggaggcacagagggatgcatacagagccggatcatccacaaggcaacttaggcaggtgcctaggtctGTAAAGAGTATAGGGGCCTGGTTTATGCTAACCCCCAAtaaatcttgccaaaaaagctaggtAGCCATCATGTGTGGGCCAAAAGTTTTTGCTTACCTAGGACaccatttcactttaatccatctctggacacacaaaggggcagaggaggcacaggggggctgaacttggcacaaggagacagaaggaggcacaaagctagacagaaggaggcaaaaagagagacagaaggaggcacggggggcagagagacacacatggggcagaggtggcacagtgagAATAAaagtggcacaaggagacagaaggaggcacaaggggacagaagtagGTACAGACACCTTTGGGGTGTGCGGCTTCCTTCGGGAGGTGTGTTTTagctgggggtggggcttaattcagggggtggggcttaatctcaGGCATGCTGCCCTCCCAGAactaatggcactccaggcagtggcctgtaatgcctatACATAAAAATGCCCCTgatgccccctcccctccagtataggtagccagatatgccctCAGTATTTAGTAtgttcccctccccccacatgcaTGCCCAGATGTGTCCCAGTACTAGGGAGCTCTCTtacccagtatagaaagccagatgtACCCTGAGAATTTGGTAACctgtttcccagtataggtagccatatgtgcccttgcccccccccccccatatagaggGGCGTCCCCTctacagtataggtaaccagatgagcccccagtacccccagtattaggtagcccccaatcCAGTATAAGTACCCAGATATGCACCCAGTAAGGGGTAgccctgctccccagtataggtagccagatgagccctcAGTATAAGGAACCCCCCTCCTACCCGGTATATATTGGCAGATGTACCCTGAGTATTAGGCagcccaccttcccagtatagaTTGCCAGCTAGGCCCCCTGCATTAggtagtaaccccccccccccccaccaccaccaccaccactatgtAGAGTCATAAACAAATTTGTACCGTAGAAGTTTCTCATCTCTTGGTGCgttatacacacgggggacctgtcgccgcaacacgcccgTGCCATGTGGTTGCAGCGACAGTTGTAACCCGTGTCTATGAGGCTTAAGAGAGGGGACGCTGCGACAGGGCTGAAGGGAGATAGCAGAACTGAGAAGTAAATAGCTGCTCCAGCACGCTCTGCAAATATTGGTGGAATTGAgttttaaaaagacaaaaaacggtttagtgaatcaacctcattgGGTCTAGTAtcaaaaacagttttattttCACTACCTGATGCGTTTTGCTGGATGACCTGCATTGTCGGGCAAAATTCTGGAGTATCTTTCTTTCCAAAATCTGTGACCTTTGCACCTCCATCTTGTAGTGTTTTTGATACCAGTACCCATTGTGCctgaattaccaagaggtaagtccaccactacctcccttttaatTAGCTTTTAGTGTATTTAACCTTTGTTGGTGCCACTGTGTTGAGCGTTATTTTCCTAAGGAAATGCAGACACTACGGAGGTTTAAatgttggcacctctgtactcACATCCAAAGTAGGTACAGTTGAAGAAGCTGCAGATTTGCCGAGTGCTCTTCAGAGTGTATGTTGTTCCAGACTGGCTGACTCTGTTAAATGTTTCTCCAACAGGAATGAGGAACTCTAGCTCCTCATAGGGCGAATATCCATCAATGTCCACACCGTAACATGTTGAGATGATGAAAAAGGGGTTTTGTCCAAATTTTTGAGCCTTTGCTTTACTCAAAGATGAAGATGCAAATCGATCGAATCGCATTTCATTGGTGACTTTCACGGGACCAATGTTTGTCCCCCTGTAGACCTGAGTCATGGTACTGCAGTTGCTTCTCAGCATCTGCAAGGCTCTGGTCAGGTAGAAATGAAGAGCTTTGAAATGGAATTTGTCCATGTAATAATCTCTAGACTGTCCAGCAATGGAGATATTACGATTCAGCTGGCTGTAGATCGGGTATGGACTTTCCATTGTGTACAACAAGAGTGCAATCCCGTATTCATCTTTAAATTCCTTAGGGACATTGAAATTAGTTCTGT from Hyperolius riggenbachi isolate aHypRig1 chromosome 2, aHypRig1.pri, whole genome shotgun sequence encodes the following:
- the LOC137542534 gene encoding ecto-ADP-ribosyltransferase 5-like, with product MSPVQMKMMLELGTTLCLLLSFIQMSFQKEVVVLDMMPDTFDDQYIGCADKMEAVMPKILEVEMRDDQFATMWNKSSQEWNRTNFNVPKEFKDEYGIALLLYTMESPYPIYSQLNRNISIAGQSRDYYMDKFHFKALHFYLTRALQMLRSNCSTMTQVYRGTNIGPVKVTNEMRFDRFASSSLSKAKAQKFGQNPFFIISTCYGVDIDGYSPYEELEFLIPVGETFNRVSQSGTTYTLKSTRQICSFFNCTYFGCEKQSSPTCTPEKSSAPGGFSVNRLLFTGMTITVFFIFLF